A section of the Scomber scombrus chromosome 24, fScoSco1.1, whole genome shotgun sequence genome encodes:
- the LOC133976413 gene encoding uncharacterized protein LOC133976413 isoform X2 → MQWDGPGNEIDAYRTFKVRGKLNNSTGEMTITNLTLQDTGKYTPEINNKIYSSIELIVIVPVTTPTVSESCNEKYTTCTLTCDGNTNGTGEVTYRWKLDDSLSPMPSKTHTITEENSSNIKKFSCVMQNKLSEESSKPINNPLSLGPGPTPSPGPNPTMPAETLKINTGLTVFVSLLTTVVLLGIIHRWKAGMWFFQKASMPWEADFWRKDSERRDPVESNGTTAQSEKRQIDDEETPMREE, encoded by the exons ATGCAGTGGGATGGACCGGGAAACGAAATCGATGCTTATCGTACATTTAAAG TACGAGGTAAACTGAACAATTCAACTGGAGAGATGACTATCACAAACCTGACTCTACAAGACACCGGCAAATACACACCAGAGATCAACAACAAAATCTATAGTTCGATTGAACTGATCGTCATCG TTCCTGTCACTACACCCACCGTCTCTGAATCCTGCAATGAGAAATATACCACATGTACTTTGACATGTGATGGGAACACCAACGGCACTGGAGAAGTCACCTACAGATGGAAATTGGACGATTCATTGAGCCCGATGCCATCTAAGACACACACTATTACAGAG GAGAACAGCTCAAACATTAAGAAGTTCAGCTGTGTCATGCAGAATAAATTAAGCGAGGAGAGCAGCAAACCCATCAACAATCCTTTAAGCCTTGGTCCAGGTCCAACCCCATCCCCAGGCCCAAATCCTACCA TGCCTGCAGAAACTCTGAAAATCAACACAGGGCTCACAGTGTTCGTCTCACTTCTGACAACTGTAGTGCTGCTGGGTATCATTCACAGATGGAAAGCAG GGATGTGGTTCTTCCAGAAAG CATCCATGCCGTGGGAAGCAG aCTTTTGGAGGAAGGACAGTGAAC GAAGAGATCCTGTTGAATCTAATGGCACCACTGCTCAATCAGAGAAGAGACAAATAGATGATG AGGAAACACCGATGAGAGAAGAGTAG
- the LOC133976413 gene encoding uncharacterized protein LOC133976413 isoform X1 translates to MRLSVTTMILCICLCVLGLLRDVSAASELIIYKKVGDEVVLKPDVSGAIPSITWKHGANLAMQWDGPGNEIDAYRTFKVRGKLNNSTGEMTITNLTLQDTGKYTPEINNKIYSSIELIVIVPVTTPTVSESCNEKYTTCTLTCDGNTNGTGEVTYRWKLDDSLSPMPSKTHTITEENSSNIKKFSCVMQNKLSEESSKPINNPLSLGPGPTPSPGPNPTMPAETLKINTGLTVFVSLLTTVVLLGIIHRWKAGMWFFQKASMPWEADFWRKDSERRDPVESNGTTAQSEKRQIDDEETPMREE, encoded by the exons ATGCGTCTGTCTGTGACAACAATGATACTGTGCATCTGTTTATGTGTACTGGGCCTACTAAGAGATGTTTCTGCAGCCTCTG AGTTAATTATCTACAAGAAGGTGGGTGATGAAGTTGTCCTCAAACCAGATGTGTCTGGTGCCATCCCAAGTATCACGTGGAAACATGGTGCTAACCTGGCCATGCAGTGGGATGGACCGGGAAACGAAATCGATGCTTATCGTACATTTAAAG TACGAGGTAAACTGAACAATTCAACTGGAGAGATGACTATCACAAACCTGACTCTACAAGACACCGGCAAATACACACCAGAGATCAACAACAAAATCTATAGTTCGATTGAACTGATCGTCATCG TTCCTGTCACTACACCCACCGTCTCTGAATCCTGCAATGAGAAATATACCACATGTACTTTGACATGTGATGGGAACACCAACGGCACTGGAGAAGTCACCTACAGATGGAAATTGGACGATTCATTGAGCCCGATGCCATCTAAGACACACACTATTACAGAG GAGAACAGCTCAAACATTAAGAAGTTCAGCTGTGTCATGCAGAATAAATTAAGCGAGGAGAGCAGCAAACCCATCAACAATCCTTTAAGCCTTGGTCCAGGTCCAACCCCATCCCCAGGCCCAAATCCTACCA TGCCTGCAGAAACTCTGAAAATCAACACAGGGCTCACAGTGTTCGTCTCACTTCTGACAACTGTAGTGCTGCTGGGTATCATTCACAGATGGAAAGCAG GGATGTGGTTCTTCCAGAAAG CATCCATGCCGTGGGAAGCAG aCTTTTGGAGGAAGGACAGTGAAC GAAGAGATCCTGTTGAATCTAATGGCACCACTGCTCAATCAGAGAAGAGACAAATAGATGATG AGGAAACACCGATGAGAGAAGAGTAG